In one window of Coleofasciculus sp. FACHB-1120 DNA:
- a CDS encoding GGDEF domain-containing response regulator — MAKEDILIVDDTPENLHFLSSLLVKQGYTIRKALSGQMALTAVKTVTPDLILLDIMMPNLDGYEVCEKLKADPKTAAIPVIFLSALSEAFNKVKAFSVGGADYITKPFQFEEVLIRVQNQLELRAAKIQNQQLNAQLEERVKERTFQLEVANRELRREINERMLLQEQLIKMALYDDLTGLPNRVLFMERLEQALKRTKEHSGEAFAVLFLDCDRFKVVNDSLGHLAGNELLINLARRLEKLLSQHHTVARLGGDEFAIILTDIGNISSVLLIADQILQSFACPFQLNKQEIFINASVGIALSNPNYEQSEHILRDADIAMYRAKTLGKGQYQIFDPEMHDAAIQVLQLENDLRRAIEQQEFIVHYQPILALDTSKIVGFEALVRWYHSQRGMVSPSLFIPVAEETGLINQLGNWVLREACHQLQQWYQEKLLDYPLFMSVNLSARQFAQPDLIEQIDQILAETQLNPQSLKLEITESVLMNNTQSVKAIMHQLRERKIQLCIDDFGTGYSSLSYLYNFPVDTLKIDRSFISYLDERVDSLGLIPAIMKIAQTLNMSVIAEGIETNEQLAQLKYLNCEFGQGYLFSKPVEGKKATNLIALDRQEYLE, encoded by the coding sequence ATGGCAAAAGAAGATATTCTTATCGTTGATGACACTCCTGAAAACTTGCATTTTCTGTCTAGTCTACTCGTGAAACAAGGCTACACAATTCGCAAGGCATTGAGTGGACAAATGGCGCTGACAGCGGTAAAAACTGTCACTCCCGATCTAATTTTGCTCGATATTATGATGCCTAACCTGGATGGTTATGAAGTTTGTGAAAAACTGAAAGCCGATCCAAAAACTGCCGCAATCCCTGTAATTTTTTTAAGTGCTCTCAGCGAAGCTTTTAATAAAGTAAAAGCTTTTTCAGTCGGCGGAGCCGATTATATTACAAAACCTTTTCAATTTGAAGAAGTTTTAATTCGTGTTCAGAATCAACTAGAATTAAGAGCCGCAAAAATCCAGAATCAACAACTGAATGCCCAACTTGAAGAACGAGTAAAAGAGCGGACTTTTCAGCTAGAAGTAGCGAATCGAGAACTGAGGCGAGAAATCAACGAGCGGATGCTCCTTCAAGAACAACTCATAAAAATGGCACTTTATGACGATCTCACAGGGTTGCCTAATCGAGTTTTATTCATGGAGCGTCTAGAACAAGCTCTCAAACGCACCAAGGAACATTCAGGAGAGGCGTTTGCCGTGTTGTTTCTTGATTGCGATCGCTTTAAAGTAGTCAATGATTCCCTAGGTCATCTTGCCGGTAATGAACTGCTGATTAATCTAGCTCGTCGCTTAGAAAAATTACTTAGTCAACATCATACTGTGGCTCGGTTGGGCGGCGATGAATTTGCGATTATCTTGACAGACATTGGAAATATCAGCAGTGTACTCTTGATTGCAGATCAAATCCTTCAATCTTTCGCTTGTCCGTTTCAACTGAACAAACAAGAAATTTTCATCAACGCCAGTGTTGGCATTGCTTTGAGCAATCCTAATTACGAGCAATCGGAACATATATTGCGAGATGCAGACATCGCAATGTATCGTGCCAAGACCTTAGGAAAAGGTCAATACCAAATTTTTGACCCGGAGATGCACGATGCTGCAATTCAAGTTTTACAGCTAGAAAATGACCTGCGTAGAGCTATTGAACAGCAAGAATTCATTGTCCACTATCAGCCAATTCTTGCCCTTGATACCAGCAAGATTGTAGGATTTGAAGCATTAGTCCGGTGGTATCATTCTCAACGAGGAATGGTATCGCCTAGCTTGTTTATTCCTGTAGCAGAAGAAACAGGTTTAATTAACCAACTTGGCAATTGGGTTTTACGGGAAGCTTGCCATCAGCTTCAGCAATGGTATCAGGAAAAATTGCTCGACTATCCTCTATTTATGAGTGTCAATCTTTCAGCACGGCAATTTGCCCAGCCAGATTTAATTGAGCAAATTGACCAAATCCTCGCGGAAACCCAACTTAATCCTCAAAGCTTGAAGTTGGAAATCACAGAAAGTGTCCTGATGAATAATACTCAATCTGTAAAAGCGATTATGCATCAACTTCGAGAGCGTAAAATTCAATTATGTATTGATGACTTTGGTACTGGGTATTCTTCTCTGAGTTATTTATATAATTTTCCCGTTGATACTCTCAAAATCGACCGTTCTTTTATTAGTTACTTGGATGAAAGAGTAGATAGTTTAGGACTGATTCCGGCGATAATGAAAATTGCTCAGACCCTAAATATGAGCGTAATTGCTGAAGGAATTGAAACAAACGAACAGTTAGCTCAACTAAAATATTTAAATTGTGAATTTGGACAAGGATATCTATTTTCTAAACCTGTGGAGGGCAAAAAAGCAACAAACTTAATCGCATTGGATAGGCAGGAATATTTGGAATAA